A region of the Octopus bimaculoides isolate UCB-OBI-ISO-001 unplaced genomic scaffold, ASM119413v2 Scaffold_168354, whole genome shotgun sequence genome:
CTTTTAActgctataaaaaaaatacacagtttcataattgcagaaataaatttcattaacaagttgaagaacgtgaagaaagagaaaataattactacattattttatttatgtacatttagcatttatagtCCAATTGGAAAGTAAAGTCATTGTGTCGTAGAGAATTATGACTTAAAATTCACACTAACTAATCCTTCATACTAGCTATTAGTGTTCACAACTTTGGTCTCACAATCAGTACCAAGAAGACCGAGGTGATGCACCAACCTGCTCCAAGAAAACCATATGTAGAACCCAACATTTCCATCAATGGGCAAAGACTCAATGCGGTTGACAAATTCACCTACCTTGGCAGTACGCTTTCCCGCAATGTAGTCATTGATGATGAGATCAACACCAGACTCGCCAAAGCAAGTGCTGCTTTCGGCAGACTCCACGAGAATGTATAGGACAGAAGAGGCATCACCTCCATGACAAATGGATGTGAGTCATGGACTGTCTACCAACNNNNNNNNNNNNNNNNNNNNNNNNNNNNNNNNNNNNNNNNNNNNNNNNNNNNNNNNNNNNNNNNNNNNNNNNNNNNNNNNNNNNNNNNNNNNNNNNNNNNNNNNNNNNNNNNNNNNNNNNNNNNNNNNNNNNNNNNNNNNNNNNNNNNNNNNNNNNNNNNNNNNNNNNNNNNNNNNNNNNNNNNNNNNNNNNNNNNNNNNNNNNNNNNNNNNNNNNNNNNNNNNNNNNNNNNNNNNNNNNNNNNNNNNNNNNNNNNNNNNNNNNNNNNNNNNNNNNNNNNNNNNNNNNNNNNNNNNNNNNNNNNNNNNNNNNNNNNNNNNNNNNNNNNNNNNNNNNNNNNNNNNNNNNNNNNNNNNNNNNNNNNNNNNNNNNNNNNNNNNNNNNNNNNNNNNNNNNNNNNNNNNNNNNNNNNNNNNNNNNNNNNNNNNNNNNNNNNNNNNNNNNNNNNNNNNNNNNNNNNNNNNNNNNNNNNNNNNNNNNNNNNNNNNNNNNNNNNNNNNNNNNNNNNNNNNNNNNNNNNNNNNNGGAAAGCTGCTGCAGAGAGGCGCAGGCAGAACAGAAAGAACAATGCTTTGAAGCCCCCGGCACCTGCTACCATTCCCTGTCCCTACTGCAACAGATCTTTCCAAACGCAGATAGGGCTTATCAGCCATCTCCACACTCATCAATGATGACCTCCCCACCCATCTCTAGGATGATCAGATGGTCCTCGTTGTTCCGACGGACGAACAACatagagttcacaacaattcaaataagtcttgTTGGATTTTTATCATAGACATGGCATAAAAAATCGCCAATATCTCAATGAATGAGTGTCGTGGAGTTTAGTAACAATCCTACGAACACTGAGTAATTTCCCCCAAAATCAGGggttttataactgctcatatccgaattctaagaaccgtatttcgtgaaagatttctttgaTGAAAGTTTAGAATTTGTATATGAGCAGTAATTCTAACCAATGGGATTACCAACAATTATGCTTGTTTGGGCAAATGACCATTACGTAATATTGCCGCGTTTTATGACTTGCtgcaaaagaaaaagggaaatggatgttaaaatgatgatggtaatgatggtggtggtggtggtggtggtggtggtgaagaggagaaggagggagatgataatgatgaggaagatgatgatgaccataatgatggtgatggcaatgacgatgatggtgatcatggtAATGATATCAAagatatgatgatgacaatgatgatgatgatgatatctaaatagatgataaattttctttcttctgtttcccTGTCTCCAGGTAAATGCGAGGATTGTGAAAACAACCACTACAAATACTGGGCAGGACCAGGTTACTGCATCAGAGACATCAAGTAAGCCAGatccatttctttcattttattcttttacatgtttcaatcatgttgtgactgtggccatgctggggcacgaccttaaagggtttttactCAAAGAAATCATtgccagcacttattctttgtaagcctagtacttatcctgtcagtctcttttgctgaactgctaagttacggagacataaatgcaccaacatNNNNNNNNNNNNNNNNNNNNNNNNNNNNNNNNNNNNNNNNNNNNNNNNNNNNNNNNNNNNNNNNNNNNNNNNNNNNNNNNNNNNNNNNNNNNNNNNNNNNNNNNNNNNNNNNNNNNNNNNNNNNNNNNNNNNNNNNNNNNNNNNNNNNNNNNNNNNNNNNNNNNNNNNNNNNNNNNNNNNNNNNNNNNNNNNNNNNNNNNNNNNNNNNNNNNNNNNNNNNNNNNNNNNNNNNNNNNNNNNNNNNNNNNNNNNNNNNNNNNNNNNNNNNNNNNNNNNNNNNNNNNNNNNNNNNNNNNNNNNNNNNNNNNNNNNNNNNNNNNNNNNNNNNNNNNNNNNNNNNNNNNNNNNNNNNNNNNNNNNNNNNNNNNNNNNNNNNNNNNNNNNNNNNNNNNNNNNNNNNNNNNNNNNNNNNNNNNNNNNNNNNNNNNNNNNNNNNNNNNNNNNNNNNNNNNNNNNNNNNNNNNNNNNNNNNNNNNNNNNNNNNNNNNNNNNNNNNNNNNNNNNNNNNNNNNNNNNNNNNNNNNNNNNNNNNNNNNNNNNNNNNNNNNNNNNNNNNNNNNNNNNNNNNNNNNNNNNNNNNNNNNNNNNNNNNNNNNNNNNNNNNNNNNNNNNNNNNNNNNNNNNNNNNNNNNNNNNNNNNNNNNNNNNNNNNNNNNNNNNNNNNNNNNNNNNNNNNNNNNNNNNNNNNNNNNNNNNNNNNNNNNNNNNNNNNNNNNNNNNNNNNNNNNNNNNNNNNNNNNNNNNNNNNNNNNNNNNNNNNNNNNNNNNNNNNNNNNNNNNNNNNNNNNNNNNNNNNNNNNNNNNNNNNNNNNNNNNNNNNNNNNNNNNNNNNNNNNNNNNNNNNNNNNNNNNNNNNNNNNNNNNNNNNNNNNNNNNNNNNNNNNNNNNNNNNNNNNNNNNNNNNNNNNNNNNNNNNNNNNNNNNNNNNNNNNNNNNNNNNNNNNNNNNNNNNNNNNNNNNNNNNNNNNNNNNNNNNNNNNNNNNNNNNNNNNNNNNNNNGCTTCAAAACTGGAATAATAAATtatgctattttaattttttccataATTCCTTCCAGTATACCATTGTTGACCTTTTAGTATTCAAACagaccagatctgacctctcacacctctcctacaatgtcattcttaaaataaactatttcatcattgaaatctcaaagtctcatgataatacatgattaattcaaaacaaagtgaataaatataacatttgagagagtaatttgaatgctaaagggttaaaccagcctcatccaacccaaatattccacctgtattatgttcaaactggctagatctggcctctcacacctaccctacaatgtcattctaaaaatgcacATTCACATCTTCGAAATCTTGGAGTAACAAGACAATGTGAGATTAATttgaaatgatgtgaataaataataaatactacatttgacagagttatctgaatgctagagggttgtagcatacttctctctctctctctctctctctctgttatatatacaaaaatacagacgTAGTGGATAAACAGCTAGTCTTCAGCCGcacctttggaccctgttgtgtcaaccactctgattggttggtattggcacaatTTCTCTCTTGCTCTATTGTGTGCCAAGATGCAACCTAACCAATggcagccttcagataaggtcacatGAGACAGTATTTTCTAAACTTCTGGCACTCATCcccttttcatgtttttatttggaTTGACCATCCAAtgtactaaaggagccattcctcgTCACCTGCTCCTGCTGAACGGTCGTTACAGGGTTAacccagccatatctggcccaaatactttatctgttttttatgttcaaactggctagatctggcctttcacacctaccctacaatgtcattctaaaaatacacaatcacatcatcgaaatctcaaagctaagagTTAAGGCATGATTAACTGAAAACTGTGTGACTAAATAGGCATTGCATTtgatagagaaatctgaatgtCAAAGGGTTTAACATTGGTATAAATCCATGGTCCCGATTTCTAATTTGTCCTTCTTCCTTTTTCAGTTGTTCCATGATAGGTTTACCCAAAAACGCCGGAAATCTTACAACCCCTACCACATGTCAGGACTTTGAAGAAAAATGTTCTCGTAAGTATTCTTCAACTGcttcagaaatatttattcataatgatcccaccaccaccaccaccaccactcaccatttaccatttacttgtttcagtcaaaagactttggccatactggagcacccccttgaagaaattttagtcgaatgaatcgaccacagaacttggcttttctttaagcctggtgcttattctattggtgtcttttgccaaactgcaaagttatgggaacgtaaacactccaacatcatttgtcaaacagtggtggggaacaaacacacaaacacacagacgcacatcatcatcattatcgtcgtcgttgtttaacatccactttccatgctggcattggttggacagtttgactgagaactgatgtgccaggaggctgcaccagggcccaatctgattcggcatggtttccacagctgcatgcccttcatAACATCACCCACTCCAAGATTGTGgagggtgttttttatgtgccaccagcatgggtggcACTGGCTTCATTCACGCTCGAAaggtgcatccatatatatatatatatatatatatatatatatatatatataNNNNNNNNNNtgggtcaccaattgtaacggttttgtatttgtgttgtgtaGTCGATGTGTCACCCATTGTATCGATAAGTATTATTTACCAATTGTACTGGTTATAAGATGAACGATGAAGATGATCaacatttttataagaaaaatttatttaccgttactttatatgttgccataccacgacgggtaggccaGTGTAATAGCATAACAGTTTGTACGTAAAGCATACAAGGTTAAGAATTTCggcctgtatttgtatgtacactttttcatagtagtaattatatatagagagagatggtaggGTTATAGAGAAAAGGATGCGAGCTCGTATTAGTTATAAATGTGTGCACCGTTGTCTCACAGTGGCTGACAGTaaacttctttctccctctggccaaGGTTGTAGCTGGTCAGCCAGGCTTCGTTCTCCATGAGTCGTCAAGTGACAACTGGTGACTAAAAAGAGGAAGTTTGCTTGGAGGTCTCCTGTTTTTATAGCTATGGAGAAGGGTAGTGAGTGCAAAGGATTTAGCTGGCGGTGTtgtttatctctattctagatggagtagaagaggtcagaaagagtcaagtggtggagacactgcttcggcctagctaaaggcgtcTGGGACATATCTAACTGCTGTCAGATCAAAGCCGTTGTTTCACCGCGGGAAAAGTTCTGATGCAGTGTTAACTCAAATTTGTGgcatagtggatcgaatccacttcacacCTGCCAGATTCCTATATCACCCTCCTCGCCAGTAAGGCTCCTGGGAGGGAAGCGAACGAACAAAGGAGACAAAGAAATGCATGATAAATGCCCTGGAATGGTCGAGGAGAAATTTTGCCAGCCGGTGCATGAGGTACTATAAGCCTCGATCGTGCAGGAATAAAAGTGTGGCATGCTGGCGCGTTGTAAGAGACAAACAactttctctatgtatgcatgaccAGCCTCGGGTCTTACAGAGATGAGTTGTGTCTACAAGGGCGCATTGAGCATGTGAAAACAGGCGAGAAAGGTATGTGTGGTGCATGAATGTGACAGAGTTAgcatctgtgtatttatgtaccatgtgtgcagatgtgtgtgccaGGCCAGGCACTGAGGAAAAGGTGCATGCGGGTGTGTATGCAACAATACATTTTCAaagtgaatgagaaaaaaaaaaaagtacatgcaAAATATGAATCAAATTGAGAAGGCATGCAGACAAAAAAATTCAGGTTATGAATAAATGTTCAGGTGATGCATAAATGTTCTGTTCATGATTAAAATGTTCAGTTCATGAATAAAATGTTCAGTTCATTTGAGTCTGATTGAATGTAAgcagattaattttaatttaatatgagaaacagaaaattgaATTAATGCGATATAAGTGTTACAGGTATGGTCCTTGTGAAGTTcagttgaaagaaaaaatataaataaattttgtagCTGTTCATGTGGAAATTAAAGCATTGGTGCCTGTAAATCACTCACCTGGAATCTTTTTGAAATAGCAAACTTGTATGTATTTCGCTGGCCAGCGGACTCTTCGCTCGCTTCTTGTTCGAGGGTGCTGTGAAGACATTGAAGTACTTGCAGGAGGTATTGCCGAAACTGTGTCGGTTTGGTGCGGAGTTGACGATGCGGAGAATTCGGTTTCGATGATAGCTTTCGTAAGTCGATCAATACTAATGGTATTTGGCTTGCCATTTCTGTCAACGAAGAagtatttttcctttctctgtagTACTCTGTAGGGTCCAGAATACGGTGGATGGATTTGCGATGGTATTCCATCGTTCCGAATAAAAACGTGCGTCCATTGGTTAATGTCCGAGGGAACATAAGTGTCAGTTTTCTGCGAACGGGGTGCGTTAGGTGAGAGATGGGACATATGTGCGCATAGACGATGTACATAAAATGTGGGATCAGGAATATCCCTTGGAGGAACTGGAGCAATCATTTGCCCAGGCAGGGCCAGAGTGGTGCCGTAAACTAACTCAGCCGGAGAGTGACCGATGTCGTCCTTAACAGATATACGGATACCGAGCAGAATAAGAGGAAGGAATTCCATCCAGTTGGTTATATCTGGACATGCATGTATGGCTGCTTTTAATTGCCTGTAGAATCTCTCTATCATGCCGTTTGCCGCTGGGTGATACGCTGTTGTGCGGCAGTGTTTGGAACCGATGAGGCACGTGAGTTCACTGAAAAGGCGCGAATTGAATTGCCGTCCTCTGTCTGTCGTGATGGTCGCAGGGACATCAAAGCGCGATACCCAGTGTGATATCAGNNNNNNNNNNNNNNNNNNNNNNNNNNNNNNNNNNNNNNNNNNNNNNNNNNNNNNNNNNNNNNNNNNNNNNNNNNNNNNNNNNNNNNNNNNNNNNNNNNNNNNNNNNNNNNNNNNNNNNNNNNNNNNNNNNNNNNNNNNNNNNNNNNNNNNNNNNNNNNNNNNNNNNNNNNNNNNNNNNNNNNNNNNNNNNNNNNNNNNNNNNNNNNNNNNNNNNNNNNNNNNNNNNNNNNNNNNNNNNNNNNNNNNNNNNNNNNNNNNNNNNNNNNNNNNNNNNNNNNNNNNNNNNNNNNNNNNNNNNNNNNNNNNNNNNNNNNNNNNNNNNNNNNNNNNNNNNNNNNNNNNNNNNNNNNNNNNNNNNNNNNNNNNNNNNNNNNNNNNNNNNNNNNNNNNNNNNNNNNNNNNNNNNNNNNNNNNNNNNNNNNNNNNNNNNNNNNNNNNNNNNNNNNNNNNNNNNNNNNNNNNNNNNNNNNNNNNNNNNNNNNNNNNNNNNNNNNNNNNNNNNNNNNNNNNNNNNNNNNNNNNNNNNNNNNNNNNNNNNNNNNNNNNNNNNNNNNNNNNNNNNNNNNNNNNNNNNNNNNNNNNNNNNNNNNNNNNNNNNNNNNNNNNNNNNNNNNNNNNNNNNNNNNNNNNNNNNNNNNNNNNNNNNNNNNNNNNNNGTACTATATTTCATCTCCGCAGGTTGAAGTCACTTGGAGAAAAATGATAATGGTTGCCAAACGCCATTAATAAACTGCTGAAGGACACCTCCGACTCCGGACATGGACGCGTCAACTAGTAAACTGAGTGGGGCACCTGGTTTGGGGTAGACTAGCATCATGGCCTTAGCTAGCATATCTTTTAGTTTATTAAAAGAGGCCAGTTCTTCGTCGCTTAACGTTATGGCCtgtctcttctttgtttttttgcacAGTACATCGGTAAGTGGTTGAGCCACCTCGGTGCAGTGTGGTAGGAAACGCCGGTAGAAGTTAATCAGACCTAAATATTCGCGTAGTTTCCGAAGTGACGTAGGAATGGGGAAATCGACTATCGCCTCCACCTTTTTGGGTAGGGGCCGGATTCCGTCCTTGTCAATGATATGGCCGAGGAAAGGTAGAAACGGGACACCAAAAATACACTTACTTGTGTTAATTACGATGCCGTAGTCATTTAACCGCTGGAATACTTGCTCTAAATGCTTTTCATGTTCGGCTTCGGATTTACTTGCTACCAATATATCGTCGATGTATGCATACACGAAAGTTAAGTCCCTAGTTACGGTATCCATAAAGCACTGGAATGTCTGTGCTGCGTTACGGAGACCGAAAGGCATCCGCAAAAACTCGAATAGTCCGAAAGGCATGGAAATTGCCGTTTTAGGAACATCGGCGAGTTTGACGGGTATCTGATTATAGGCCCTTACTAGGTCGATTTTAGAAAAAATCTGTGCTTCGTTCAGCGAAGCAGAAAAATTCTGCAAGTATGGAATTGGATAAGTATCAGCCACTGTAGCTTTGTTGAGGGCTCTGAAGTCTCCGCATGGACGCCAGCCGTTCGTCTCTTTCTTAGGCACCAAGTGTAGCAGACTGGACCAACTGCTGCTGGATGGTCGAATTATCCCCAGATCTAACATATGTTGAAATTCTTGTTTAGCGACCCGCAGGCGGTCTGGAGGCAGTCTTCACGGTCGCGAGGCAACAGGTGGTCCGGTGGTTTCAATATGGTGCGTAATCCCGTGCTTGATGTCCTTGTGTTTGAACAGTGGTCGGGTGATGTCCGAATATTTACGGAGGAGCGCTTCGAATTGGGTGGTCTCTTTCCGTAACATGACTGGACCTACTGTGGACACACGTGCGGTTATACCACGTACAGTGAGGTCGGTCATTGTATCAACGAATCTACGTTTCTTGACGTCGACCAGGAGGCCGAAGTGGTGTAAAAAATCAGCAC
Encoded here:
- the LOC106881698 gene encoding uncharacterized protein LOC106881698, with the translated sequence MDHTTGTSFLVDTGAEVSIIPVSLTSGHRKQTPAFLQAVNQSPIQTFGEQSLTLNLGLRRAFQWIFVVAKLPTPVIGADFLHHFGLLVDVKKRRFVDTMTDLTVRGITARVSTVGPVMLRKETTQFEALLRKYSDITRPLFKHKDIKHGITHHIETTGPPVASRP
- the LOC106881697 gene encoding uncharacterized protein LOC106881697 — its product is LSHSLSSSCSLDSFRISETKCKCALHLGHTGKDEHFCQVKRITCLKGQELTDRGKCEDCENNHYKYWAGPGYCIRDINCSMIGLPKNAGNLTTPTTCQDFEEKCSLDVSPIVSISIIYQLYWL